A region of Thermodesulfovibrionales bacterium DNA encodes the following proteins:
- a CDS encoding 1,4-alpha-glucan branching enzyme, translating to MDWVPSHFPKDGHGLIRFDGTALYEHEDPRKGEHKDWGTLIFNYSRNEVRNFLIANALFWFDVYHIDGLRVDA from the coding sequence ATGGACTGGGTGCCATCGCATTTTCCTAAGGATGGACATGGTCTAATAAGATTTGATGGTACAGCTCTCTATGAACATGAAGACCCTCGTAAGGGCGAACATAAAGATTGGGGAACTTTAATTTTTAATTATAGTAGGAACGAAGTCAGAAATTTTCTAATTGCAAATGCCTTATTTTGGTTTGATGTTTATCATATAGACGGTTTAAGAGTTGATGC